Proteins from a single region of Halorubrum sp. 2020YC2:
- a CDS encoding DNA polymerase sliding clamp produces the protein MFKAIVGASTFQDALDSVSVLVDECKIRLNEEELSIRAVDPANVGMVDLTLEAAAFESYDADGGVIGVNLARLEDIAGMANSGDLIHLELDEETRKLHIEIDGLSYTLALIDPDSIRQEPDIPDLDLASEIVVEGAQLDRGIKAADMVSDHIRLRVDEADEAFFIEAEGDTDDVNLKLDREDLIALSAGAADSLFSLDYLKDMNKAIPSDAEVTVELGEEFPVKLHYGFAEGLGQATYMLAPRIQSD, from the coding sequence ATGTTCAAGGCCATCGTGGGCGCGTCGACGTTTCAGGACGCGCTCGATTCGGTGAGCGTGTTGGTCGACGAGTGTAAGATCCGCCTGAACGAGGAGGAGCTCTCCATCCGCGCCGTCGACCCCGCCAACGTCGGCATGGTCGACCTCACGCTGGAGGCGGCCGCGTTCGAGTCGTACGACGCCGACGGCGGCGTCATCGGCGTCAACCTCGCCCGCTTGGAGGACATCGCCGGGATGGCCAACTCGGGCGACCTGATCCACCTCGAACTCGACGAGGAGACCCGCAAGCTCCACATCGAGATCGACGGCCTCTCGTACACCCTCGCGCTCATCGACCCCGACTCGATCCGCCAGGAGCCGGACATCCCGGACCTCGATCTCGCCTCCGAGATCGTCGTCGAGGGCGCCCAGCTCGACCGCGGGATCAAGGCCGCCGACATGGTCTCCGACCACATCCGCCTGCGCGTCGACGAGGCCGACGAGGCGTTCTTCATCGAGGCCGAGGGCGACACCGACGACGTCAACCTCAAGCTCGACCGCGAGGACCTCATCGCGCTCAGCGCCGGCGCCGCCGACTCGCTGTTCAGCCTCGACTACCTCAAGGACATGAACAAGGCGATCCCCTCGGACGCCGAGGTCACCGTCGAGCTCGGCGAGGAGTTCCCCGTCAAGCTCCACTACGGGTTCGCGGAGGGGCTCGGACAGGCAACGTATATGTTAGCACCGAGGATTCAGAGCGACTGA
- a CDS encoding histidine kinase N-terminal 7TM domain-containing protein, translated as MFDLVPAWPAVGSLAGGAGAIALAWAIREHRGRPGVDWFLGVFAAQATWCLSYGVGLLVADPTIRAALEATMWLGVIWTGIAFLGFALEYTGRSDVVRSRLFAAVVGFGLLSSALVATNSLHGAFWTDFGRDPVFGVETVSYAFGPWAYLTVVAETVLVASAVFLLVDTLLSYGPLYRRESAAVALSSLPPGFALVAWTLGLGPVPQLQLAPLMFVPHMVLDAYAFDRAEMFERNPTTSRAAERTAIDDLRDPVVALALDRRVVRLNPAAEAVLGVDAETARDRPLSEFLDLPVAVGDEGADEPDGGESARDEGAGGGSGETVETDAVAGAGRRTYAVSVSRLTDPNETHVGYTVVLSDVTERERRRQQLEVLNRILRHNLRNDAGVVRGYGEILRDRLEEPELVQMADAVERRAGALAALGEKAGTVERLLAESDPEPTDVRDLLNSVVADARERDDAPAVELDVEDAVASDDGADAGNADWVTHVRPDALRAVVENTVENAVDHHDGEGTERDDGGAWVRASLRREGGTTAEREGDDRFVLTVEDDGPGIPDHEVEAVESGRETALEHGSGLGLWVVAWGAAAVGADVGYENRAPRGTRVTVSVPVVGAE; from the coding sequence ATGTTCGACCTCGTCCCCGCGTGGCCCGCCGTCGGCTCACTCGCGGGCGGGGCGGGGGCGATCGCGCTCGCGTGGGCGATCCGCGAACACCGCGGGCGCCCCGGCGTCGACTGGTTCCTCGGCGTGTTCGCCGCGCAGGCGACGTGGTGTCTATCGTACGGGGTCGGCCTCCTCGTCGCGGACCCGACGATCCGCGCCGCGCTGGAGGCGACGATGTGGCTCGGCGTGATCTGGACCGGGATCGCCTTCCTCGGCTTCGCCTTGGAGTACACCGGTCGGAGCGACGTGGTCCGGAGCCGCCTGTTCGCGGCGGTCGTCGGGTTCGGTCTCCTCTCCTCTGCGCTCGTCGCCACGAACTCGCTCCACGGCGCCTTCTGGACCGACTTCGGCCGCGACCCCGTCTTCGGCGTCGAGACCGTCTCCTACGCGTTCGGCCCGTGGGCGTACCTGACGGTCGTCGCGGAGACCGTCCTCGTCGCCAGCGCGGTCTTCCTCCTCGTCGACACGCTGCTCAGCTACGGCCCCCTCTACCGCCGGGAGAGCGCCGCGGTCGCGCTGAGCTCGCTGCCGCCGGGGTTCGCCCTCGTCGCGTGGACGCTGGGGCTCGGCCCGGTCCCGCAGCTCCAGCTCGCGCCGCTGATGTTCGTCCCGCACATGGTCCTCGACGCGTACGCGTTCGACCGCGCGGAGATGTTCGAGCGGAACCCGACGACGAGCCGGGCCGCCGAGCGCACGGCGATCGACGACCTGCGAGACCCCGTCGTCGCGCTCGCGCTCGACCGCCGCGTCGTCCGGCTCAACCCCGCCGCCGAGGCGGTGCTGGGCGTCGACGCCGAGACCGCCCGCGACCGCCCGCTCTCCGAGTTCCTCGACCTGCCGGTCGCCGTCGGGGACGAGGGGGCGGACGAACCGGACGGCGGGGAGTCCGCCCGCGACGAGGGCGCGGGCGGCGGATCCGGCGAGACGGTCGAGACCGACGCCGTCGCCGGCGCCGGCCGCCGCACCTACGCGGTGTCGGTCTCGCGGCTGACCGACCCCAACGAGACCCACGTCGGCTACACGGTCGTCCTCTCGGACGTCACCGAGCGCGAGCGCCGCCGCCAGCAGCTGGAGGTGCTCAACCGCATCCTGCGTCACAACCTCCGCAACGACGCCGGCGTCGTCCGCGGCTACGGCGAGATCCTCCGCGACCGCCTCGAAGAGCCGGAGCTGGTGCAGATGGCCGACGCCGTCGAGCGACGGGCGGGCGCGCTGGCCGCGCTCGGGGAGAAGGCCGGGACGGTCGAGCGGCTGCTCGCGGAGAGCGACCCGGAGCCGACGGACGTCCGCGACCTCCTGAACTCCGTCGTCGCGGACGCCCGCGAGCGCGACGACGCGCCCGCCGTCGAACTCGACGTCGAGGATGCCGTGGCGTCCGACGACGGCGCCGACGCCGGAAACGCCGATTGGGTCACGCACGTACGGCCCGACGCGCTCCGCGCGGTCGTCGAGAACACCGTGGAGAACGCCGTCGACCACCACGACGGCGAGGGGACCGAGCGCGATGACGGCGGAGCGTGGGTGCGCGCGTCGCTCCGCAGGGAGGGCGGAACGACGGCCGAACGCGAGGGCGACGACCGCTTCGTTCTCACCGTCGAGGACGACGGCCCGGGCATCCCCGATCACGAGGTCGAGGCGGTCGAATCCGGGCGGGAGACCGCCCTCGAACACGGCTCCGGGCTGGGGCTGTGGGTCGTCGCCTGGGGCGCCGCCGCGGTCGGCGCGGACGTAGGGTACGAGAATCGGGCGCCGCGAGGGACGCGAGTGACGGTGTCGGTTCCGGTGGTCGGGGCGGAGTGA